A stretch of the Sulfurimonas sp. HSL-1656 genome encodes the following:
- a CDS encoding 3-isopropylmalate dehydratase large subunit: protein MGQTITEKIFSEHAGKTVYAGEIVRVPIDMVIGNDITTPISIKAFEDAGATELANPDGFSIVLDHFIPAKDIASANQARISRDFAKKHKMKHFFDEKDMGIEHALLPEKGLVVPGDVIIGADSHTCTHGALGAFSTGMGSTDLAFAMVTGGNWFKVPESIKVVLSGKPGPFTTGKDIILEVIRMIGVDGALYRTLEFTGDTIAHLSMDDRFSMCNMAIEAGAKSGIVAVDEITEAFLADKTLARPAKIHYSDPDATYVQVLEIDVDKLEPVIAYPFLPSNGHSLSQAVSDHIKVDQAFIGSCTNGRLSDLRIAAKILEGKKVHEDVRLIVTPGTQRILREATKLGYIDIIVDAGGVVSNPTCGACLGGYMGILGDNEVAISTTNRNFVGRMGSRSSKVYLANSAVAAASAITGYITDPATID from the coding sequence ATGGGTCAGACTATCACCGAAAAAATCTTCTCCGAGCACGCCGGCAAAACCGTCTATGCGGGCGAGATCGTTCGGGTGCCGATCGATATGGTCATCGGGAACGACATTACGACACCGATCTCCATCAAGGCATTCGAGGACGCGGGCGCGACCGAACTGGCGAACCCGGACGGTTTCTCCATCGTCCTGGACCACTTCATCCCCGCCAAGGATATCGCGTCGGCCAACCAGGCGCGCATCAGCCGCGACTTCGCCAAGAAGCACAAAATGAAGCACTTCTTCGACGAGAAGGATATGGGAATCGAACACGCGCTGCTGCCGGAAAAGGGCCTCGTCGTCCCGGGTGACGTCATCATCGGCGCCGACAGCCACACCTGTACCCACGGCGCCCTGGGCGCCTTCTCCACGGGGATGGGTTCCACCGACCTCGCCTTTGCCATGGTCACCGGCGGCAACTGGTTCAAAGTCCCCGAGAGCATCAAAGTCGTGCTCTCCGGAAAACCGGGTCCCTTCACGACCGGCAAGGACATCATCCTCGAAGTCATCCGCATGATCGGGGTCGACGGGGCGCTTTACCGCACCCTCGAGTTCACGGGCGACACCATCGCTCACCTCAGCATGGATGACCGTTTCAGTATGTGTAACATGGCGATCGAAGCGGGTGCCAAGAGCGGGATCGTCGCCGTCGACGAGATCACCGAAGCCTTCCTGGCCGACAAAACACTGGCACGCCCGGCGAAGATCCACTACTCCGACCCGGATGCAACGTACGTCCAGGTCCTCGAGATCGACGTGGACAAACTCGAACCGGTCATCGCCTACCCGTTCCTGCCGTCCAACGGCCACAGCCTGAGCCAGGCCGTCAGCGACCATATCAAGGTCGATCAGGCTTTCATCGGCAGCTGTACCAACGGCCGCCTCAGCGACCTGCGCATCGCCGCGAAGATTTTGGAGGGTAAAAAGGTGCACGAGGACGTCCGCCTCATCGTCACCCCGGGGACGCAGCGCATCCTGCGCGAAGCGACGAAACTTGGCTACATCGACATCATCGTCGATGCCGGCGGCGTCGTCTCCAACCCGACCTGCGGCGCCTGCCTGGGCGGGTACATGGGGATCCTCGGTGACAACGAAGTCGCCATCTCCACCACGAACCGCAACTTCGTCGGCCGCATGGGTTCTCGCTCCTCCAAGGTCTACCTGGCCAACTCCGCCGTCGCCGCCGCGTCGGCCATCACCGGCTACATCACCGACCCGGCAACGATCGACTAG
- the mobA gene encoding molybdenum cofactor guanylyltransferase MobA, which translates to MSESTFPLPCVIFAGGKSSRMGRNKALLPFDGFATLAEYQYARLSPLFDATFISVKTTEGYPERLPYLPDDPSITDSAPTAGFISAFRSLGAERIFALSVDTPFINAAVIRALLSRDSGELDAVIARTEGGTHPLCGIYHRSLLARFETMAATGDHKLGRMLSERRVCYVDFEEEQLFSNLNHPYEYEAALERVNKTT; encoded by the coding sequence ATGTCTGAAAGCACTTTTCCCCTTCCCTGCGTCATCTTTGCCGGCGGGAAAAGCTCGCGCATGGGACGCAACAAGGCCCTGCTCCCCTTCGACGGTTTCGCCACCCTCGCCGAATACCAATACGCCCGTCTCTCTCCCCTCTTCGACGCCACCTTCATCTCCGTCAAAACAACCGAGGGCTATCCGGAACGGCTCCCCTATCTCCCCGACGATCCGTCGATAACAGATTCCGCACCGACCGCAGGCTTTATCAGCGCGTTCCGGAGTCTGGGGGCGGAGCGCATCTTTGCGCTCAGCGTCGACACCCCCTTCATCAATGCTGCGGTCATCCGTGCATTGCTTTCCCGCGACAGCGGGGAGCTTGATGCCGTGATCGCCAGAACCGAGGGGGGCACGCATCCGCTCTGCGGCATCTACCACCGCAGCCTGCTGGCACGCTTTGAAACGATGGCCGCGACCGGTGATCATAAACTGGGCAGGATGCTCTCGGAGCGCCGGGTCTGCTATGTCGATTTTGAGGAAGAGCAGCTTTTCAGCAATCTCAACCATCCGTACGAATACGAAGCGGCATTGGAAAGAGTGAACAAAACAACGTAG
- the moaC gene encoding cyclic pyranopterin monophosphate synthase MoaC encodes MQLTHLDEKDRPKMVDVSAKTPTERVAVASGKITMSPDAYNAIVEERTKKGPVLQTAVIAAIMGTKKTSDLIPMCHPLNLSGINCDVEELPELPGFRLSVTAKLTGQTGVEMEALTGVSIGLLTIYDMVKAIDKGMIISDVQLETKRGGKSGEYQRS; translated from the coding sequence ATGCAGCTGACCCATCTGGATGAAAAAGACCGGCCGAAGATGGTCGATGTTTCCGCCAAAACCCCAACGGAACGCGTGGCGGTCGCCAGCGGTAAAATCACGATGAGCCCGGATGCCTACAACGCCATCGTCGAGGAGCGGACCAAAAAGGGACCGGTGCTTCAGACAGCCGTGATCGCCGCGATCATGGGAACCAAGAAGACCTCGGACCTCATCCCGATGTGCCACCCCCTCAACCTCAGCGGCATCAACTGCGACGTGGAAGAGCTGCCGGAGCTCCCGGGCTTCAGACTCAGCGTCACTGCCAAGCTGACCGGACAGACCGGGGTGGAGATGGAGGCGCTGACCGGGGTCAGCATCGGCCTGCTGACCATCTACGACATGGTCAAAGCCATCGACAAAGGGATGATTATCTCTGACGTACAACTCGAAACGAAACGAGGAGGCAAAAGTGGTGAATATCAACGATCTTGA
- a CDS encoding DUF493 domain-containing protein: MNINDLDQKLELEYPCNWCYKVVGEEREKLENAIREVIQEREHKLAHSNTSRTGKYISLNLELLVHNEDDRQFIFDALKAHQHVKIVL, from the coding sequence GTGAATATCAACGATCTTGATCAGAAACTTGAGCTGGAATACCCCTGTAACTGGTGTTACAAAGTCGTCGGCGAAGAGCGCGAAAAACTGGAAAACGCCATCCGGGAAGTCATCCAGGAGCGCGAACACAAACTCGCCCACTCCAATACAAGCCGTACCGGGAAATATATCAGCCTGAATCTCGAACTGCTTGTGCACAACGAAGATGACCGTCAGTTCATCTTCGATGCGCTTAAAGCGCACCAACACGTCAAAATCGTTTTATAG
- a CDS encoding heme-binding domain-containing protein, translating into MKKVLIIVLLVVVGIQFIPMNVPAEVPTKAEDELEAPEEVLAILKRSCFDCHSNHTTYPWYSSVAPVSWFTKMHVKEGREHMNFSTWAGYDDEKKAKYLDKIPKAIKSKMPLPSYLIMHADAKLSEDDKKVLTDWATEAAFELE; encoded by the coding sequence ATGAAAAAGGTATTGATCATTGTATTGCTGGTTGTAGTAGGGATTCAATTCATTCCGATGAATGTTCCCGCCGAGGTGCCGACGAAGGCTGAAGATGAACTGGAGGCACCTGAAGAGGTACTTGCCATTCTCAAACGTTCCTGTTTTGACTGTCACTCGAACCATACCACTTACCCATGGTATAGCTCGGTTGCACCCGTTTCATGGTTTACCAAAATGCATGTCAAAGAGGGTCGCGAACATATGAACTTCTCCACATGGGCAGGTTATGATGATGAGAAGAAGGCAAAGTATCTTGATAAGATCCCCAAAGCGATCAAGAGCAAAATGCCGCTTCCAAGTTATCTGATCATGCACGCAGATGCCAAACTGAGTGAAGATGATAAAAAAGTCCTCACGGATTGGGCAACCGAAGCGGCTTTCGAACTAGAGTAA
- the soxC gene encoding sulfite dehydrogenase — MRNEHSQHDAENVSAERRNFFKKTAALSATAIAGAGMLSGTRAMAEDDPVIMNTPDWGHKIGYPVTKNRYGMPSPYEHNITRRNAQLLSSGNWQASIAMCPIQDLSGIMTPNGLFFSRCHGGIPTINPNEWRLMIHGLVEKPLVLTLEQLKRYPNVSRVHFVECPANGGPEWRGPQFNSIQFAKGMMSNAEWTGVYLKDILKDLGLKPSAKWMLAEGIDSSHMGRTVPVDKVLDDAMIVWGQNGEALRPEQGYPVRLLLPGWEGNLCVKWLGRLEFAAEPFYAKEETAKYTALKPSGKAIQHFYANEVNSIITSPCPEKPWTDLKAGDMVEIEGLAWSGMGTIEGVDVSFDGGNNWVEAKLKGLVLPKSWTRFSFMYKYEGKPLILASRARDDAGYIQPTIDQETAVMGVESVYHRNGIASWEVTAEGKVNNVQVRS; from the coding sequence ATGAGAAACGAACATTCTCAACACGATGCTGAAAACGTGTCGGCCGAAAGAAGAAACTTCTTCAAAAAAACCGCCGCACTCTCAGCCACGGCGATCGCCGGTGCCGGAATGCTCTCCGGTACACGTGCGATGGCCGAAGATGATCCTGTCATTATGAACACACCGGACTGGGGTCACAAGATCGGCTATCCGGTCACAAAAAACCGCTACGGTATGCCTTCACCGTACGAGCACAACATCACCCGCCGCAACGCGCAGCTCCTCTCTTCAGGAAACTGGCAGGCATCTATCGCGATGTGTCCGATCCAGGACCTCAGCGGTATCATGACGCCGAACGGCCTCTTCTTCAGCCGCTGCCACGGTGGTATCCCGACCATCAACCCGAATGAATGGCGCCTGATGATCCACGGCCTTGTCGAAAAGCCGCTGGTTCTGACGCTTGAGCAACTCAAGCGCTACCCGAACGTCAGCCGTGTTCACTTCGTCGAGTGTCCGGCAAACGGCGGCCCGGAATGGCGTGGACCGCAGTTCAACTCCATCCAGTTCGCAAAAGGGATGATGAGTAACGCCGAGTGGACCGGCGTCTACCTCAAAGACATTCTCAAAGACCTCGGCCTCAAGCCGAGTGCAAAATGGATGCTCGCAGAAGGTATCGACAGCTCTCACATGGGCCGTACCGTCCCGGTTGACAAAGTACTCGACGATGCAATGATCGTTTGGGGTCAGAACGGTGAAGCCCTCCGTCCGGAGCAGGGTTATCCTGTCCGCCTCCTCCTCCCGGGCTGGGAAGGGAACCTCTGTGTCAAATGGCTCGGACGCCTCGAGTTTGCTGCTGAACCGTTCTACGCGAAAGAAGAAACAGCGAAATATACGGCGCTCAAGCCGTCCGGCAAAGCAATCCAGCACTTCTATGCGAACGAAGTCAACTCCATCATCACCTCACCGTGCCCGGAAAAACCGTGGACGGACCTGAAAGCCGGCGACATGGTCGAGATCGAAGGTCTCGCATGGAGCGGTATGGGTACGATCGAAGGTGTCGACGTCAGCTTCGACGGCGGAAACAACTGGGTCGAAGCGAAACTCAAAGGTCTTGTCCTTCCGAAGTCCTGGACTCGCTTCAGCTTTATGTACAAATACGAAGGCAAGCCGCTGATCCTCGCGAGCCGCGCACGCGATGACGCAGGCTATATCCAGCCGACAATCGATCAAGAAACCGCAGTGATGGGTGTCGAATCTGTTTACCACAGAAACGGTATCGCCTCATGGGAAGTCACTGCAGAAGGGAAGGTAAACAATGTTCAAGTTCGATCGTAA
- a CDS encoding c-type cytochrome: protein MFKFDRKFILGASAAAAVAMLATGCVESGDAAAPTASNGDNVLTYANGKRVIDGGRYYATVNGKSGPYYVNTDAENGGYTYGRTPTANELEAWNTTVTPWRLPPKGEGTAEEGEAVYEAKCVMCHGDFGSGGGGYPALSKGNAYDNVKSLKFQRTTPDAEGPIRVFGNYWSEASTLWWYIMEGMPHPDTRTLTDDEVYALVAYILNLNEMEIDGEEVDYEYVLDQEKFAKIVMPNKDGFEPVIDGENGLENVRTYFADPANFGAQKIASADERCMSNCQKETAKVVPISIEQKEFLPPLSQVRDLPEVENTAGVDLEAKNTYESSCAVCHGAAGMGAPVVGDKKAWEAVVGKGMDQVYARAINGTDAGMPPKGGTDLSDDKLKAVVDYMISQSK, encoded by the coding sequence ATGTTCAAGTTCGATCGTAAATTTATTCTTGGTGCTTCCGCAGCGGCAGCGGTCGCTATGCTCGCTACGGGCTGTGTCGAAAGCGGCGACGCTGCGGCACCGACGGCATCCAACGGCGACAATGTCCTTACCTATGCAAACGGCAAGCGTGTTATTGACGGTGGTCGCTACTATGCAACCGTCAACGGCAAAAGCGGACCGTACTATGTCAATACCGATGCGGAAAACGGCGGTTACACATACGGACGTACACCGACAGCCAACGAACTCGAAGCATGGAACACGACGGTAACGCCGTGGCGTCTGCCGCCGAAAGGTGAAGGTACCGCCGAAGAAGGTGAAGCCGTCTACGAAGCAAAATGTGTTATGTGTCACGGCGACTTCGGTTCCGGCGGCGGCGGATACCCGGCGCTTTCCAAAGGGAATGCATACGACAACGTGAAGAGCCTCAAATTCCAGCGTACGACTCCGGATGCCGAAGGCCCGATCCGTGTCTTCGGTAACTACTGGTCTGAAGCGAGCACCCTGTGGTGGTACATCATGGAAGGTATGCCGCACCCGGATACCCGTACGCTGACAGACGATGAAGTCTATGCACTCGTTGCCTATATCCTGAACCTCAACGAGATGGAGATCGACGGCGAAGAAGTTGATTACGAATACGTTCTCGACCAGGAGAAATTCGCGAAGATCGTTATGCCGAACAAAGACGGTTTCGAACCGGTCATCGACGGTGAAAACGGCCTCGAGAACGTCCGTACTTATTTCGCGGATCCTGCAAACTTCGGTGCACAGAAGATCGCTTCTGCGGACGAGCGCTGTATGAGCAACTGCCAGAAAGAGACGGCGAAAGTCGTTCCGATCTCTATCGAGCAGAAAGAGTTCCTCCCGCCGCTTTCCCAGGTACGTGACCTGCCGGAAGTTGAAAACACTGCAGGCGTAGACCTCGAAGCGAAAAACACTTATGAGTCCAGCTGTGCCGTATGCCACGGTGCTGCGGGCATGGGTGCTCCGGTGGTCGGCGACAAGAAAGCGTGGGAAGCGGTTGTCGGCAAGGGTATGGATCAGGTCTATGCACGCGCCATCAACGGTACCGACGCAGGTATGCCTCCGAAAGGCGGTACGGACCTGTCTGACGACAAACTCAAGGCAGTGGTTGATTACATGATCAGCCAGAGCAAGTAA
- a CDS encoding thiosulfate oxidation carrier protein SoxY, with protein MQRRTFLSLAAGACALAAVPASVRAEDFRKSKPTVWTAKTVDDALKAMYGTAATVAEGVTVVAPDVASNGGAVPVDVKSDIAAKSMIIVQNVNPEAAVIVYDLNEYSIIDFSIKIKMKASGTITAVVQGTDGKLYSGSKTLDVALGGCEG; from the coding sequence ATGCAAAGAAGAACATTCCTCTCTCTCGCAGCTGGCGCTTGCGCCCTGGCTGCTGTACCGGCAAGCGTCCGTGCGGAAGATTTCCGCAAATCCAAGCCGACTGTATGGACGGCTAAAACTGTTGACGATGCCCTCAAAGCAATGTACGGCACGGCTGCAACGGTCGCAGAAGGCGTCACTGTCGTTGCTCCGGACGTTGCAAGCAACGGCGGTGCAGTACCGGTCGATGTCAAATCCGACATCGCTGCGAAATCCATGATCATCGTCCAGAACGTCAACCCGGAAGCAGCGGTTATCGTTTACGACCTCAACGAGTACAGCATCATCGACTTCTCCATCAAGATCAAGATGAAGGCTTCCGGTACGATCACAGCAGTCGTACAGGGTACAGACGGCAAGCTCTACAGCGGCTCCAAAACACTCGACGTTGCACTCGGTGGTTGTGAGGGCTGA
- the soxZ gene encoding thiosulfate oxidation carrier complex protein SoxZ has protein sequence MRIKAKLKGNVVSVKAMAKHDMWTYDIAEKKTGDRNNANFITHIDAKVGAATVMDASVSQFLSKNPIFKFAFKGDFKAGDELVMTWVDLKGNTKTSKAKIK, from the coding sequence ATGAGAATCAAAGCAAAACTCAAAGGTAATGTTGTTTCTGTAAAAGCGATGGCGAAGCACGACATGTGGACATACGATATCGCTGAGAAGAAAACCGGCGACCGCAACAACGCGAACTTCATCACGCACATCGACGCAAAAGTCGGCGCTGCAACCGTTATGGACGCGTCTGTCAGCCAGTTCCTCTCCAAGAACCCGATCTTCAAGTTCGCATTCAAAGGCGACTTCAAAGCGGGTGACGAACTCGTCATGACTTGGGTTGACCTCAAGGGCAACACCAAGACTTCCAAAGCCAAAATCAAGTAA
- a CDS encoding thioredoxin fold domain-containing protein, translating into MYKHRIITLLLFMSFFFSLSARDIDLNRIALDTAKQKKTLLVWLHKKDCGYCEAMYEFTLGDEKVAALLESSFQLVDININDKDIVTHNGFKGSGHDFAKHVGYNFYPSSLFLNADAALIFAAPGYVEEKDFFNMLGYVSSGAYKSKSYDSYKKTGAGK; encoded by the coding sequence GTGTATAAACACCGCATCATCACCCTCTTACTTTTTATGTCGTTCTTTTTCTCCTTGTCCGCACGCGATATCGATCTCAACCGTATAGCACTCGACACGGCCAAGCAGAAGAAGACCCTCCTGGTATGGCTTCACAAAAAGGATTGCGGCTACTGTGAAGCAATGTATGAATTCACCCTCGGGGACGAGAAAGTCGCCGCTTTACTTGAATCATCATTTCAGCTCGTCGATATCAACATCAACGACAAGGATATAGTGACCCATAATGGCTTCAAGGGCAGCGGACACGACTTCGCCAAACATGTCGGGTACAATTTCTACCCCTCATCGCTTTTCCTGAATGCGGACGCAGCGCTCATCTTTGCTGCCCCCGGCTATGTCGAGGAGAAGGATTTCTTCAACATGCTCGGCTATGTCAGCAGCGGTGCATACAAATCGAAGAGCTATGACAGCTATAAGAAGACGGGAGCAGGAAAGTGA
- a CDS encoding MOSC domain-containing protein, translating into MSKRKGKVLGLYHALKGVEGRHEYEEIEIDDQGILGDKYYGKNHNRTILITSEEASYVMAAAEGITMPYGSLGENIVIDINPYHLQPGQQLQIGDTVVAITQNCTLCSSLGKVDERLPELLKNDRGIFAKTVQGGKIKKGDTVTIL; encoded by the coding sequence GTGAGTAAGCGCAAAGGTAAGGTACTTGGCCTGTATCATGCCCTGAAAGGGGTTGAAGGGCGTCATGAATATGAAGAGATCGAAATCGACGATCAGGGTATCCTGGGCGATAAATACTACGGTAAAAACCACAACCGTACCATTCTGATCACCTCCGAAGAGGCCAGCTATGTCATGGCGGCTGCAGAAGGTATCACCATGCCCTACGGCTCCCTGGGGGAGAATATCGTCATCGATATCAACCCCTATCACCTCCAGCCGGGCCAGCAGCTGCAAATCGGCGATACGGTTGTCGCCATTACGCAGAACTGTACCCTCTGCAGCAGCCTCGGCAAAGTTGACGAAAGGCTTCCGGAACTTCTCAAAAACGACCGGGGGATTTTCGCGAAAACCGTTCAGGGCGGTAAAATAAAAAAAGGTGATACAGTCACTATACTCTGA
- a CDS encoding DUF302 domain-containing protein — protein sequence MNPFANALLWAFLSLMLLSSTAASETAIQQDIRIFTVKNPAGKITGATIEKAFETAGFLIDGNNDMNKPFQARFGATHFPVYRLATIHDPDLSAKLIAVNPLMGLLTPLSMSIWQDLEGNMNVSILSLRGLSRMTRIPMNNPDLIALADKMGEALTTALPSGHFKPLAYQKVADASMPLSVTFQATFETSKDGTILDAKDDFEAEFEAEMEPIGFLFPGFIDVNEELQERGNDGFDFYDTYSVCKLDVIFPIHKVHPEVGAFAPCTFFLYKQKNDSVVHMGFPSVQNWIASTDIADKSSLDPLIKAENLFIDTVNGITE from the coding sequence ATGAATCCCTTCGCGAACGCCCTTCTCTGGGCTTTTCTGTCACTGATGCTGCTCTCCAGCACCGCCGCTTCGGAAACCGCTATCCAGCAGGATATCCGTATCTTTACCGTCAAAAACCCTGCAGGAAAAATTACCGGTGCCACCATCGAAAAAGCCTTTGAAACAGCCGGTTTCCTGATCGACGGCAACAATGACATGAACAAGCCCTTCCAGGCACGGTTCGGCGCAACACACTTTCCGGTCTACCGTCTGGCCACCATCCACGATCCGGACCTCTCTGCCAAACTGATTGCCGTCAATCCGCTGATGGGGCTGCTGACACCCCTCTCCATGTCCATCTGGCAAGACCTCGAGGGCAATATGAACGTTTCCATTCTTTCCCTCCGCGGTCTTTCGCGCATGACACGGATCCCGATGAACAATCCCGATCTCATCGCCCTCGCGGACAAAATGGGCGAAGCGTTAACCACAGCACTCCCCAGCGGCCATTTCAAGCCCCTGGCCTACCAGAAGGTTGCGGATGCCTCCATGCCGCTTTCCGTCACGTTCCAGGCCACGTTTGAGACGTCGAAAGACGGAACCATCCTCGATGCCAAAGATGATTTTGAAGCGGAATTCGAAGCGGAGATGGAGCCGATAGGCTTTCTCTTTCCAGGTTTTATCGACGTCAACGAGGAGCTCCAGGAGCGCGGAAATGACGGTTTTGACTTTTACGACACCTATTCCGTCTGTAAACTCGACGTCATCTTTCCCATCCACAAAGTTCATCCGGAAGTCGGGGCCTTTGCACCCTGTACCTTTTTCCTTTACAAACAAAAAAACGACAGCGTTGTCCACATGGGCTTCCCGTCCGTACAAAACTGGATCGCATCCACGGACATCGCCGACAAGTCCTCACTCGACCCTCTGATCAAAGCGGAGAATCTTTTTATCGACACCGTCAACGGTATCACGGAATAG
- a CDS encoding outer membrane protein transport protein produces the protein MTRTIKLAVAAALAFGATSAFATNGDHLIGLGAKSRAMGGVSIGMPFGAESGINNPALLSSVKGTEISFGGTLFAPNVKYDANDGNGKQDSAADLNVIPEVSVGNKVGDHFFWGIGIWGTAGMGTDYRRENTQSTMNMVTALQLMQLGVPLAYEMNGFSIGFTPIVQYGALDINYNAMGTNVGEGLAQDLKLTWNAGLAYSVGALTIGAVYRAEIPMKYRGQISGATGPFAGLGILPAPFGDELTQPAEMGAGFSFKLNRYNTVAFDYKQVKWGDAKGYKDFNWKNTDVYAVGYQFEIDGYAFRAGYNQGAQPIEEADGTTLEGAAINVFNLLGFPAVVEKHVTFGGSIPLTDQLSADLAIAYALQTKVSFDTSALDGMGMTGPSNEVTHSQLGVTFQLAYHF, from the coding sequence ATGACACGTACAATTAAATTGGCTGTGGCTGCGGCGTTGGCATTTGGAGCGACATCCGCATTTGCAACAAACGGCGACCACCTGATCGGGCTGGGGGCAAAATCTCGTGCAATGGGTGGTGTGAGTATCGGTATGCCGTTCGGCGCCGAATCAGGCATTAACAACCCTGCGTTGTTGAGTTCAGTCAAAGGAACTGAAATTTCATTCGGCGGTACGCTTTTCGCCCCGAATGTTAAATACGATGCCAATGACGGTAACGGTAAACAGGACAGCGCTGCAGACCTTAACGTTATCCCGGAGGTTTCTGTCGGTAATAAAGTCGGGGATCATTTCTTCTGGGGTATTGGCATCTGGGGGACTGCCGGTATGGGTACGGATTACCGTAGAGAGAATACTCAAAGCACAATGAATATGGTCACTGCGCTTCAGCTCATGCAGCTTGGCGTTCCGCTTGCTTATGAAATGAACGGATTTAGCATCGGGTTTACACCGATCGTCCAATACGGGGCACTGGACATCAACTACAACGCGATGGGGACCAATGTCGGTGAAGGCCTTGCACAGGATCTGAAACTGACATGGAATGCCGGTCTCGCGTATAGTGTCGGCGCTCTGACAATCGGTGCCGTGTACCGTGCGGAAATTCCGATGAAGTACCGGGGCCAGATTTCCGGTGCAACAGGGCCGTTCGCAGGTTTGGGCATTCTGCCTGCCCCGTTCGGGGATGAACTGACGCAGCCGGCAGAGATGGGTGCCGGTTTCTCTTTCAAGCTGAACCGCTACAACACGGTTGCTTTTGACTACAAGCAGGTGAAATGGGGCGACGCGAAAGGCTATAAAGATTTCAACTGGAAAAACACGGATGTTTATGCCGTTGGATACCAGTTTGAGATAGACGGATATGCATTTCGTGCAGGTTATAACCAAGGTGCACAGCCGATCGAAGAGGCTGACGGTACGACACTCGAAGGTGCCGCAATCAACGTCTTCAACCTGCTTGGTTTCCCGGCAGTCGTAGAAAAGCATGTGACATTCGGTGGATCAATTCCATTGACCGATCAGTTGTCTGCTGACCTGGCTATCGCTTATGCTCTTCAGACGAAAGTTTCATTCGATACTTCCGCACTCGACGGAATGGGGATGACTGGTCCGAGCAACGAAGTGACACACTCGCAACTCGGTGTCACATTCCAGTTGGCATACCACTTCTAA
- a CDS encoding Bax inhibitor-1/YccA family protein: protein MGLYDREYARGRAADHYAANRSETQIVSFVKETYKLFAASLMAAAVGSYVGIPIAGTLQAMHWPLFFLVIGLLIGLHFAKHKQGLNLILLFAFTFATGMMIAPLLSVILGMSGGATIVGNAFAMTSVIFGAMSFYAIRTTKDFTSFGKPLFIALLVIIGFSIVNIFLGSPLMAVIISAAAVFLFSIFVVYDTQAIMRGVFETPIEGAVALYLDFFNIFVNLLQLLGIFGGNED from the coding sequence ATGGGACTTTATGATAGAGAATATGCACGCGGCAGGGCAGCGGATCACTACGCAGCCAACCGCAGTGAAACACAGATCGTTTCCTTTGTAAAAGAGACCTACAAACTGTTTGCCGCTTCACTGATGGCTGCGGCTGTCGGTTCGTACGTGGGGATTCCTATCGCCGGGACCCTTCAGGCGATGCACTGGCCGCTCTTTTTCCTGGTCATCGGTCTGCTGATCGGCCTGCACTTTGCCAAGCACAAGCAGGGGCTCAACCTGATCCTGCTTTTCGCATTCACGTTTGCAACCGGTATGATGATCGCACCGCTGCTCTCCGTCATCCTCGGTATGTCCGGCGGAGCGACGATTGTCGGTAACGCCTTTGCTATGACCTCCGTCATCTTCGGCGCCATGAGCTTCTACGCCATCCGCACGACAAAGGACTTCACCTCTTTCGGCAAGCCGCTCTTTATCGCCCTTCTGGTGATCATCGGCTTCTCGATCGTCAATATCTTCCTCGGCAGCCCGCTGATGGCCGTCATTATCTCCGCCGCGGCGGTTTTCCTGTTCAGCATCTTTGTCGTTTACGACACGCAGGCGATCATGCGCGGGGTATTTGAAACACCGATCGAGGGCGCCGTTGCCCTCTACCTCGACTTCTTCAATATTTTCGTGAATCTGCTCCAGCTCCTGGGCATCTTCGGTGGCAACGAAGACTGA